AGAACATAATCCTCGTACCCACCGTCCATAGTGATGCCAGTGATCTTCTGGTTCGCGCAGGTGACGAAGCTGCCGCGGCGACATGACTCGCAGTGTCCGCAATACGAGCCGAGCCAGCCGACGCCGACGCGCTGTCCCTCCTTCCACTGCGGCACGTCAGGACCGAGCGCATCGATCACTCCGGCCACCTCGTGTCCGGGTACGCGGGGATATGTGATGCCTGGCCAGTGTCCTTCTTTCGTGAGCGAGTCGCTGTGACACAACCCGCAGGCCTGCACTTTTACGCGGACCTGTCGCGGACCCGGCTGCGGTATCTCGCGCTCGACCATCTCGAACGGTCCGCCAGCACTGCTCACTTGTACTGCACGCACCTTGGGCATGACTGTTCTCCAGGAAAGATTATGGGGTGTGCGATGCACGGCGCGAGATCCAAGTCTGACCTCCGTCGAGGTTGCATTGGTCTTCGTCTTCAGCGAGTGCGTCCATAGTGTGCCAAAGCAGACAATCAACGTGGCGCCGAAGCAGACACTCTTTTCCGCCTGCTATGCTGAATAGTTTCACTTCGACTCATCAAGGAGCAAGATCATGCAGAGAACGGCCAGCGCACAGTGGAGGGGCGGACTGAAGGACGGCAAAGGCACCGTCTCGACAGCAAGCGGAGTCCTTTCCAATTCGCAATACTCATTCAGCACGAGGTTCGAAAGCGGTGTGGGAACCAATCCCGAAGAACTTATCGCAGCCGCTCACGCCGGATGCTTCTCCATGGCACTCAGTGCCGAACTGGGAAAAGCTAACATTACTCCGCAGAGCGTTGATACCAAATGCACGCTCACGTTTGAAAAAACCGACAAAGGATTCACAGTCACTGAAAGTCATCTCGACGTTAAAGCTCGCATTCCCGGTGGAAACAAAGCAGCATTCGACAAGGCCGCAGCCGATGCGAAAGCCGGCTGTCCAATTTCTCGGCTCTTGAACACAAAGATCACAATGAACGCTGCGCTCGAGTCGTAACTGGCGATAACCCAAATGAGCGGCTCTGGGTAGGAAAAGGGCAGCCTCCAGGGCTGCCCCTCCCGCGCTGTTCGTCGTCCTTACTACTTAGCGCCAACCCCAAAATCGGTCGTTGCGAATGTCTCGTGTATCGCGGCGGACATCGCGTCGGTCACGATTGACGTCGCGATATTCACTGCGCAGCTCCTGGCGTTCCTCGCGTGCTCCGGCGTAGTCGCCGTTGCGCAGGTCGCGATTGAGTTCCCAGCGATCGTGTGCGATTTTGGCCTGATCGTTGCGGATGTCGCGATAGTCGCCGCGGCGATCCGCATAATCATGGCGAACGTCGCGATTCGGACGCCAATCGTCTCGATCCTGCGCCATCAGCGAGCCGGCGCCCATCAGTCCCACAAGTGCAATTCCCAAAATGGTGCGTTTCATTGCTTCCTCCTCGATTAGGCTCGCCGGCGAACCTACCACTACAAACACAGTTTTCG
This sequence is a window from Terriglobales bacterium. Protein-coding genes within it:
- a CDS encoding OsmC family protein, which encodes MQRTASAQWRGGLKDGKGTVSTASGVLSNSQYSFSTRFESGVGTNPEELIAAAHAGCFSMALSAELGKANITPQSVDTKCTLTFEKTDKGFTVTESHLDVKARIPGGNKAAFDKAAADAKAGCPISRLLNTKITMNAALES